In Candidatus Bathyarchaeota archaeon, the sequence AGTATGCCTTGTTGAACGCGTATAGGCATGGTGGGAAAGCCAAGCCTGGGCCTGTGCTGGGTAAGATATTAGCCGAGAGACCTGAACTCAAAAAACGCGTTAAAGACGTCTTGAAGCTCGTCGAAGAGGTTGTCGAAGAGGTCAACAGGCTAACGGTCGAGGAGCAGAAGAAGATGATCGAGGAGAAATTTCCAGAGTTGCTTGCGAGAAGGGAGCGGGAGGCCGAGGCCAAGACGTTGCCGCCTCTTCCGAACGTGGATAAGTATAAGACCGTCGTAACGAGGTACGCTCCGAACCCCGATTTCGTCCTACACTTCGGCCAAGCTAGGGCGATATACCTCAGCCACGACTACGCTAGGATGTATAAGGGGCGGTTCATCCTCAGGTTCGAGGACACAGACCCAAAGAATAAGAAGCCCGTCCTCGAGTACTACGACGCCATAAGGGAGGACATCAGGTGGCTGGGCTGTAGCTGGGACGAGGAACATATTCAGAGCCTACGTATGCCTATCTACTATGAGTATGCTAGGAAGCTCATAGAGCTAGGGGCTGGTTATGTGTGTACGTGCGAGGCTAAGACGTTCAAACAACTGGTTCTGAGAAGCGAGCCTTGCCCGTGCAGGGGTTTGACGGTCGAGGAGAACCTTGAGAGATGGGATAGGATGCTCGAAGGCCTATACGGTGAAGGCGAGGCTGTCTTAAGGGTGAAGACCGATTTAAACCATCCAAACCCCTCGGTCAGGGAGTGGGTGGCCTTCCGTGTGATAGATACGTCTAGGAACCCGCATCCCTTGGTGGGGGATAAGTATACGGTTTGGCCTACCTACCACTTCGCGAACGGTCTGGACGACCACTTGATGGGTGTAACCCATATAATCAGGGGTAAGGAGTTTCTCTCAGCGCTAGACCGGCACCTGTATCTGTATAAGCACTTCGGCTGGAGATACCCTGAGGCCATCCACTACGGCAGGTGGCTACTTCCCAAGGGCGGGACCATGTCTAAGTCGAAGATACTCAAGGCCATAGAGGCGGGGTTGTTCAAGGGTGTCGACGACCCTAGGCTACCCACCCTAGCGGCTTTGAGACGTAGAGGGATCCAGCCCGAGGCGATACATAGGATGATCATAGATGTCGGCGTTAAACAGGCTGAGGTCTCTCTGAGCTGGGAGAACCTATACGCTTACAACAGGCAGGTCGTCGAGCCTAGGGCTAGGAGGCTTTTCTTCATACACGACCCCGTCAAGCTTCTCGTCCATAAGACCCCTAAATCCTACGAGGCTAAGGTTAGGTTCCACCCCTCTAGACCCGATATGGGGTACCGTACGATTCATGTGAAGGCCGAGGATGACTTATCGAGGCTGTTGATATGTAAGGACGACGTTAAGCTCCTGGAGAGTAGGGGGATGGTTAGGCTTATGGAGCTGTTCAATGTGAGGCTTCTGAAAGCCTCCGAGGATCTGGTGGAGGTGGAGTTTCTAAGCGAGGGCTACGGGGAGGCTAGGAGGCTTCGGCTTCCGTTGATCCACTGGCTTCCGGAAGACCGGTGTCTCAAGGCTAGGGTCGTCATGCCCGACGCCTCTGAGGTCGAGGGGTTTGTAGAGGATAACGTCTCCCAGGTCGAGGTCGGTGAGGTCATCCAGTTCGAGAGGTTTGGGTTCGTGAGGCTCGACTCTGTAGACGACGAATACGTATTCTACTACGCGCATAAGTAGGTATTTTAGAATTCTAGAAGCGTGAACGCCAGAAGCCCCAGAAGCATCCAGGCTATGACCTGGTTCTTCACACTTCTAGCACCGCTCCTCGACGGGTCCTTCAGAAGCCTTATGGAGGAGTATAGGAAGCCTAAGTCCGTCACGGCTACGGCTATAAGGTATCCTAGGGTCGCGTCTCCCGTGAAGAACGGTATAGGCGTCAACAGGACGGCCGACGTGTACAGCGCGGCGGCTACGTATGCTGCTCGACGGCATCCATACCTCACGGCCACCGTTTCGACCCCGAACCTCCGGTCGCCTTCGAGGTCGACTATCCCCTTCGTGACCTCCCTACCCGTGTTCGATAGAAAGGCGGTCGAGGCGGCTAGGAGGTTCGAGAGCCGGGGGTTTCCGACGAGCAATCCCCCGTAGAGGAAAGGTATAGCTATACAGCCGCTAACCATCATGTTACCTATCAGCCCGAGCTTCTTACCGTAGGAGGTGTAGCCTATGGAGAGGACCGTAGAAAGAGCCGCCAACATAAGGCATTCCATGCCTGTCAACGTGGATGTCGTCAACCCCACGGCGGATAGGAGAGCCGCGTAGGTTAAGGCTTCTGACGGCTTGACCGCGCCACCTGGGATGGGTCTACTAGGCTCGTTAACCGCATCTATGTCTCTGTCGAAGTAGTCGTTCAGGACCATCGAGAACCCTGTCAACGTAAACCCCGTTACGAACCCTAAAGCCGTCCCCCAGATATCCCATAGGCTTGGGTTAGGCTCCGCCAGGTAGGCTCCGACTAGGACGGCTAGGCCGACCATAACCGAGTTCACGGGTCTCAGAAGCCTCACGTAGGGTCTTACCCGCATCCAAGAGGTTAGAAACTATGTCACCCGTTTAAAGCATTTCGGAAGGGTTATACGTTTAACAGCTTAACCTTTTTAAACCGTTTTAAGCGTTT encodes:
- a CDS encoding glutamate--tRNA ligase: MEDSIKPTAWKYALLNAYRHGGKAKPGPVLGKILAERPELKKRVKDVLKLVEEVVEEVNRLTVEEQKKMIEEKFPELLARREREAEAKTLPPLPNVDKYKTVVTRYAPNPDFVLHFGQARAIYLSHDYARMYKGRFILRFEDTDPKNKKPVLEYYDAIREDIRWLGCSWDEEHIQSLRMPIYYEYARKLIELGAGYVCTCEAKTFKQLVLRSEPCPCRGLTVEENLERWDRMLEGLYGEGEAVLRVKTDLNHPNPSVREWVAFRVIDTSRNPHPLVGDKYTVWPTYHFANGLDDHLMGVTHIIRGKEFLSALDRHLYLYKHFGWRYPEAIHYGRWLLPKGGTMSKSKILKAIEAGLFKGVDDPRLPTLAALRRRGIQPEAIHRMIIDVGVKQAEVSLSWENLYAYNRQVVEPRARRLFFIHDPVKLLVHKTPKSYEAKVRFHPSRPDMGYRTIHVKAEDDLSRLLICKDDVKLLESRGMVRLMELFNVRLLKASEDLVEVEFLSEGYGEARRLRLPLIHWLPEDRCLKARVVMPDASEVEGFVEDNVSQVEVGEVIQFERFGFVRLDSVDDEYVFYYAHK
- a CDS encoding geranylgeranylglycerol-phosphate geranylgeranyltransferase; the protein is MRVRPYVRLLRPVNSVMVGLAVLVGAYLAEPNPSLWDIWGTALGFVTGFTLTGFSMVLNDYFDRDIDAVNEPSRPIPGGAVKPSEALTYAALLSAVGLTTSTLTGMECLMLAALSTVLSIGYTSYGKKLGLIGNMMVSGCIAIPFLYGGLLVGNPRLSNLLAASTAFLSNTGREVTKGIVDLEGDRRFGVETVAVRYGCRRAAYVAAALYTSAVLLTPIPFFTGDATLGYLIAVAVTDLGFLYSSIRLLKDPSRSGARSVKNQVIAWMLLGLLAFTLLEF